The genomic interval GGCCGCATCGTCGTGGATGTCAACGCGTAAGTTGCCGTGCCGTCTTCTGCATCTGCGTGAAGCGACGACTAACATTCGCCGGTTCAAAACCGCTGCGCTCGCCGGTCTTGCAACCGCGGCGATCCGTTCACCATCTTGACCACCAGTTCCATAAATGGTAGTTGATAGATAGGTAGTCGGGGCTGCATGCATCGATTTTTGATTCGCGGGTGTCTGTTGCCAGGTTAAGATGGATGATTGAACTGGCGGGAATGAGCTTCTTCTTGCCGTGATCAACTCCGTCATTTGGACGTGGGACGCCACCGGGTTTCGCATGGGTCCCGAACACCGAAGACCGCCCTGCGGTTGCGTCGGAACGTGGAACCAGTCCCGGAACGCGCGAGGCCATTATGCTTCTGAAGACAGACGGACGACACCCGATTCCTCGTCGTGAATTTCTCCGCCTGGGTAGCCTGGGAATCGGCGGATTGGCTTTACCGTCACTGCTGGCCGACCAAGTCCGCGCAAATCCCACGACAAGTTCCGTCACTGGGAAGTCTGTCATCTTCTTGTTCCAGCAGGGTGGGCCGAGTCAGTTTGAAACATTTGACCCCAAGCCGAACGCACCGTCTGCGATCCGCACCGTGACCGACGTCGTGCAGACCTCGCTGCCGGGCGTCGAGTTTGGCGAACCGATGTCACAATTGGCTCGCCTTGCCCACAAACTCACGGTGGTCCGTGCGTTTCAAACTCAGAACGCTGGCCACAACATCCAACCAATTGTCGGGCCACACTCCGAAGAGGCCAATATCGGTTCGCATTTCTCCCGCGTTGTCGGCACCACCAACCCCGAAACGGGCATGCCGACGAACACGGTGATCTACCCGAATGCCGTCGAATCCGACGTGCCCGGTCCGCAGGCGCGAGGAGATCTCAGATCCACCGGGCCGTATGGTCAATCGTTCGCTCCATTCGTGCCGGGCGGTGGTGGAGACCTTCAGCAAGACATGAAGTTGAGTCTCCCGCATGATCGATTTTTTGAAGACCGACGGAACCTGTTAGCTCAACTGGATCGGCTGCAAAGAAACGTCGACCGAACCGGTCAGCTGGAACACATGGATCAGCTTCAACGACAAGCCTACGATCTGCTTCTCGATGGAAAAGTGGCGGCGGCTCTCGATCTCGCCAACGAAGATCCGAAAGTCATCGAACGCTACGATACCGCCCAATATGTACCGAAGCACAATTGGCATAAAGCGGCGCGTGGCCGACGGGGTTATTACACCGGCCAAGCGAAGTCCATTGGCAAGCTACTCTTGTTAGCCCGGCGACTCTGCGAAGCAGGTTGTGGATTCGTCACCATCCATGCGGGTTACGCCGGAGTTTGGGACATGCACGCCGACGGAAACAATCTCAACATGGTTGACGGTATGGACGCGGTGGGGCGTCCGTTCGACCATGCGGTTGCCGCCTTTGTCGAAGACCTGGAATCTCGCGGACTGCAAGACAAAATCATGCTTGTTTGCACCGGGGAGATGGGTCGCACACCGCGAATCAACAAACGTGGAGGCCGCGATCACTGGAGCCGTCTCGCTCCGTTGCTGCTCTACGGCGGTGGCTTGCCCGGTGGTGAAGTCATCGGCCGATCAACCCGCGATGGCGGCGAGCCGGACGGCGAACCGTTCGGACCCTCGCATCTCATTTCGACGATTCTGAACACCGTTTTCGACTTGGCACAACTCCGACTCGTCGCCGGTGTGGCCCCTCAAGTTGTCGATCTGGCCAGCAAGCCGGCTATCCATCGAACGGCCTAAGTGACGTCCGCACAGCATGCAATTTCAGCAAGACACAACGAAAGCACAATCCGATCTATGTTTGCGCCAAACCGCTGAGCCATGCCCCAAGTGTTCCCGTGACAATGGCGGGAGACCAAGCAGCCATATCGGGTCTCAAGAGGTTCACTTGTCCGAGGTATTCACACCCCATCGAAAGCCCGTAAAGTACACCGAGACAGCCCGTGCAGACGGCCATATTCGTGACAAGACTGCGACTCTCACGACGAATCACCAAGGGCACAGCCACGAAGATGCAAAGCACATTCGCAATCGGAGCCACAAACCGAAGATGCAAATGCATCAGCTGGGCTCGCACAGACGATGAACCAAACGCGGGGTTGCGAATACGTTGAATAAGTTCGCTTGTGGGGATGTACTTGTAACTTCGGTTCCGGTTGCTGAGTTGGTCGAAACTCACATCCGAAACAATGAACAAGTCCGACGAATCCGGGACCGAACGCACAAGACGGTTCCCGGTATCGGTCAACTTCAGATTGGAGGTATCCGTCGTGAGATTCTGCAGCAACCATCCCGCGGGCCGATCGTCGGTGGCTTCGAAGAACGTGGCGCTTTCGGCTGAGAGCGTCGTCAGTTCCTCCGCAACCTCGGGAACGGGCAACACGAAGTGGGCATCTTGAATGCGTTGTTCATGGTAGAACAGTCGTTCGCCGTCGATGCAAATGTGAGAGACGTAATCGTAGACCGGTTCGACCCGTTTGCCTTTCTCACCGGCTTCGCCTCGGCCTGCTTGCAACATTGGCGCGAAGCGGGGAATGAAAACGTCTTGGTTGATCCAAGCCATCACGTTCACCAACACCGCACCCGCAATAAACGGACGCAACAACCGCGACACCGGCACACCGGCCGAGAGCATCGGCGTGATTTCCGTCTGCTTATACAACATGGCCACTACGACCAACACCGAGATAATCGCCAAAATCGGGGCCATCATGTTGAAGAAGGCCGTCGATTGGTATCCGTAATGCTTGGCCATCGCCTGGAGCATTTCACCAGTTCCATCGGCCCGGATTTGGAAATCGTCGACGTTACTGAACCCATCAATCACCACATACAAACCGTAAGTGCTGATGAAGAGAATGAAGAATGTCGACAAGTACCGCCGCAGCAGGTAGCGATCGAAGATCGAAGCCATAGCGTGTTCCGGGTCCAATCGGGAGACTGTAATGCGGCGAGATCACAGCAGAATCTGTGGAAATGGTCAACATCAAGCGCGGCGGGAAAACGGGTTGGCCGACCAGTCGACAACTGATATCCTTCCGCTGGACGGACCGTCATCGAGTTGAAGGAACAACAGCCATGGATGTGAAGAATAAAGTGGTCGTGGTCACCGGTGGGGCACGCGGGATTGGAGCAGCACTCTGTCGGCAACTCGCGGCAGCGGGTGCGAAGGTGATGGTCAGCGATGTCGATGAAACGACGTCCGCAAAAGTCGCTGAAGAAATTGGCGGCGCAAGTTGTGGTTGTGATGTCAGCCGCGAAGACGAAGTGGTCCGCTTGGTCGCCGCCACGGAGAAAGCATTCGGCCCGGTCGATATTTTCGTTTCGAACGCAGGAATCACGGTAAAAGGTGGTGAAGACACCATCGACGGCGATTGGCAACGCCTGTGGGACGTGAACGTGATGTCTCGCATCTTCGCTGCTCGGGCGGTCGTGCCGGGAATGTTGGAACGTGGAGAAGGTTATCTCATCCACACCGCCTCCGCCGCCGGATTGCTGACGGAAATCGGATCGGCCGCGTATTCCGTCACGAAGCACGCCGACGTGGCCCTCGCTGAGTGGTTGTCGGTCCAACATGGACGGGAAGGAATTCGCGTCTCGTGTGTTTGCCCGTTGGGTGTCGAAACCGACATGCTGGATCCAGATGATCCCATTCACCAATTCTTGCAAATCAGTTCGATCTCCGCCGACCAAGCGGCGACGGCAATCATGCAGGGCATCGAAAGTGAAAAGTTCCTGATTCTGCCTCATCCGCAGGTCGAAGAATTCTACCAAATGAAATCCGAAGACCCTGACCGTTGGATTCGGGGCATGCAACGGTTGAAGCAAAAACTCGCTCGCCGTCGCGCTGCGTGATTTGATCGCCCGCAACGGAAGGGACACGAACAGTGCAGAAGATTGACCTCGTTTCGCAGGATTTCAAACGCAATCCGCTGCCGACGTTCGCCGCCTTACGGGAGCAGGGGCCGTTGATCGAGACGCGTTTGCCGATCATGGGGCGAACGCGGATCACGACGGATTACGAAACCACCGTCGCGGTGTTGCGAGACTCCGAACGCTTCGTCACCAGCGCCCACAACGCCGGTCGCAAGCAGTACGCGGGGATGCAATGGTGGATGCCCCGCACGATCACCACGCTCGCGAACAACATGCTGACCAAGGATGATCCCGATCATCGTCGGCTGCGAAAATTAGCCGAAGCGGCGTTTCTGCGGCGAAGTGTGGACGACATGCAACCGCGACTCGAACAACTCGCGCACACGCTGCTGGATCAAGTCGAAGCGATCGCCAAACGGGATGGGCAAGTCGATTTCGTCGAACACTTCGCCCGACCGTTTCCCTTGGCGGTGATTTCGGAACTGCTCGGGCTTCCCGAGGAAGACCGCCCCGTCTTCGGGAAATGGGGAGCCGCGTTGACGCAAACGAACTCCGTGCTGGCCGTGTTCCGGTTTCTGCCACTGCTGCGGAAAATGTACCGCTATTTTGAACGGCAGTTCGAGGAATGTCGGCAAAACCCGCGTCCCGGTTTGCTCACCGCTTTGGTCCAGGCGGAACAGGCGGGCGATCAACTGAGTCATGAAGAATTGATCGCGTTCGCGTTTCTGCTGTTGTTCGCCGGTCACGAGACAACGGTGCATCTCACCAGTGGCGGTCTGCTGACCCTGCTCGAACATCCCGAACAGAAAGCGGAACTCCTAGCAGATTGGTCACTCGTTGGAGGAGCGGTGCAGGAAGCTCTGCGATTTTACTGTCCCGTGCAGATGACCAAACCGCGGTATATCCGGGAAGACACCGAGTTGGTCGGCGTCTCGCTCCGTCGCGGGGAAATGATCAGTGCGATTCTCGCCGCCGCGAATTTAGACCCTGCGGAATTTGAAAACCCGGGCCATTTCGACATCCGCCGGCAACCGAATCCGCATGTGGCATTCGGCACCGGCATGCATGTATGTCTCGGCATGAAACTCGCCAACGCGGAAGTCGAGACAGCTTTCCGCTGTTTGTTCACGCGGTTTCCAAAACTCGAACTGGCGATTCCATCGAGCGAATTGAAATGGGCGAAACGCATCGGTCTGCGTGGTCTGCCGAGTTTGCCGATCCGATTGTCTCCGTAACGTCACTTCGCAGTTCGATCCGTCTCTTCCAACGTGGCTTGGATGAGTTCAGCGATCGCATGGGCGTTCGGATCGTCTTCCGCACGCAAACCATGGATGACTCGTTCCCGACGTTCGACGGTATGATTCTGACTGAGTTTCCACTGCCCTTCGATTTGTTCGATGTCGATGCGAAAACCGACGATCATGCCGAGCAATTTCTCCATGAACTCCGGTGAACCTTGGTATTTCCACGGGACGGATCGCGATTGCTCGTACTGATCAACCGTTCTGCCAGCAAGTCGATGCAGTTCGGCAGGGTCTTCGATTAGACGGAGCGTGCCAGTCACGTGCACGGTGACGTAATCCCATGTCGGAACTACGTTTGCGGATTCATACCATGTCGGCGTGATGTAGGCATGCGGTCCCTGGAAAATTGCCAGAACTGTTTGGCCATCGACTTCGGTCCATTGCGAATTCGCTCGTGCAAAGTGCCCCAACAGTTGCCCATGCGGCTTCGGTTCTCGATCCAGCAGAAACGGCAAATGGGACGCGACCGGTCGCCCCTCATGCACTGAGACAAGCGTCGCAAAGCTATGCTGCTCGATGTGATCGAAACACCGCGATTGATCGGGCTCGGCGAACGCCTTGGGTGTATACATGCGGACTTCCAAATTCATGGTTCGTGAGGTGCACAACAGCGACTCGGTTTTCCCGTTCGTCGTGCATGATTGAAGAAATTCTTCGTAAGGACGCGGCCTCGTCTCGACGGGTTCACTGTCAATTTTCCACCGGAAACCCGGCCCGAAACAGGTGAAAATTCGTGACGAATCAGCAGAACTTGTTATAATAGGGGTCCAGCCAGGATTCATCACCTACCTCATCAGTTCACTGAACTGAGACCTTCCACCTTGATTTCCTGCTGATTGTTACACCCCTTTGGTCTCACAATCGGAAGGCGTCGTCCATTGAAGAGTTTTCATTTCCAACGATTTTCGCTGCTACTTTGCTACCTCGTTCTCGTCTCGACGGTGAATGGTTCGGAATCGGTTCCGCCCGCCGTTTTGGGATTTCTGAACGAACACTGCACCGTCTGTCATGAGGGTGATTCCGCCGATGGCGGGTTGGATTTGACGACATTTCAACGGAACGCGGGTTCGGAAGCGTCGCTCGACCGCTGGGTGCGGATTTTCGATCGGGTTCACCATCAGGAAATGCCGCCCGCGGACTCGAATACGGTTTCCTCGAAAGAACGGACCGAATTTCTAAAGACAACCGAAAGTTGGTTGCGTCAGCGTCAGCAAACCGCCTGGAAACGTGAAGGTCGTGTGCGTGGTCGTCGACTGACCAACTACCAGCTCGAACGCACGCTCCACGATTTGTTGGGTGTCGATATCCCGCTGGCCGAGCGGATGCCGGACGAACCGGATAACAACGTCTTCAAGACCATCGCGGATGGTCAAGCGATGTCGCACTTCCAGCTTGAACAGCATCTGCGAATTGTCGATCTCGCCTTGGACGAGGCGATTCGTCGGGCGATTCAAGGCGATAACGTCTGGACAAAGACTCTCGATGCTCAAAAGATTTCTCGTAGAAACCCCCGTCGTCGCACACGCGAACCGGAAGTCATCGACGGACATGCTGTGACATGGTCGTCGCGATTGATCTTCTACGGACGTTTGCCCGCCACGACCGCTCGCGAAGACGGTTGGTATCGGTTCACGGTCCGAGCGAAAGGGCTGAATCTCCCGGAAGATTATGGCGTGTGGTGTACCGTCCGACGTGGCAAATGCGTTTCCAGCGCTCCGCTACTGCCCTGGGTCGGTTCGTTTGAAGCCACGAAGGAGACGCAGGAATGGACCTTCGAAACGTGGCTTCCGCGTGGCGAGATGATCGAAATTCGCCCCGGTGACGATACACTCAAGATGGCCCGTTTCGCGGGTGGACAAGTCGGCACCGGCGAAGGCACGCCGCAAAACGTGCCCGGAGTGGCGATCGAACAAATCGTGATGGAACGGTTTCATCAAGGGCCGTCTTCCGACGAAGTCCGTCGCATTCTGTTCGATGATCTTCCCGTCAAAACCGATGCGAAAAAACGGGGCGGCTGGGTGGTCTCGAAAAACCGAAAAGCTGACATCGAACGCTTGATGCGTCGGTTCGCCACCCGTGCCTTCCGACGTCCCGTCGAAGACGCCGCGATTCTGCCGTACGTGCAGATGGCTCAGCAGTCACTCGATGACGGAAACTCAATGGTCTCGGCGTTGCGAACCGGTTATCGGGCATTGTTGTGTTCACCTCGATTCCTATATCTACAGGAAACCCCAGGGCAACTCGACAGCTACGCCATCGCATCTCGGTTGAGTTATTTCCTTTGGAATTCCATGCCGGACGATGAGTTGCTGCAACTTGCCGAAGCCGATCGGTTGCAAGATGAAACGGTCATCCGTCAGCAAGTCGAACGAATGCTCACGTCGCCCAAAGGGCAGCAGTTTGTCGAAGACTTCGCGTCCCAATGGCTCGATCTCGATGAAATTGATTTCACCACGCCGGATCGCCGACTGTACCCGGGATTCGATGTGATCGTGCAAGAATCCATGGTCGCGGAAACGCTGACGTTTCTGCAAACGATGCTTGAGAAGAACCAAAGCGTCACCCGGATCATCGCGGCCGACGAGAGCTATCTCAATGAACGTTTGGCTCGTTACTACGGCATTGATGGTGTCTCGGGCGACGACATGCAGCCCGTGAATTTCCAAACGCAAGACCATCATCGCGGCGGATTGCTTACACAAGGGGCCATCATGAAAATCACCGCCAACGGCACGAACA from Thalassoroseus pseudoceratinae carries:
- a CDS encoding FMN-binding negative transcriptional regulator, which translates into the protein MYTPKAFAEPDQSRCFDHIEQHSFATLVSVHEGRPVASHLPFLLDREPKPHGQLLGHFARANSQWTEVDGQTVLAIFQGPHAYITPTWYESANVVPTWDYVTVHVTGTLRLIEDPAELHRLAGRTVDQYEQSRSVPWKYQGSPEFMEKLLGMIVGFRIDIEQIEGQWKLSQNHTVERRERVIHGLRAEDDPNAHAIAELIQATLEETDRTAK
- a CDS encoding LptF/LptG family permease yields the protein MASIFDRYLLRRYLSTFFILFISTYGLYVVIDGFSNVDDFQIRADGTGEMLQAMAKHYGYQSTAFFNMMAPILAIISVLVVVAMLYKQTEITPMLSAGVPVSRLLRPFIAGAVLVNVMAWINQDVFIPRFAPMLQAGRGEAGEKGKRVEPVYDYVSHICIDGERLFYHEQRIQDAHFVLPVPEVAEELTTLSAESATFFEATDDRPAGWLLQNLTTDTSNLKLTDTGNRLVRSVPDSSDLFIVSDVSFDQLSNRNRSYKYIPTSELIQRIRNPAFGSSSVRAQLMHLHLRFVAPIANVLCIFVAVPLVIRRESRSLVTNMAVCTGCLGVLYGLSMGCEYLGQVNLLRPDMAAWSPAIVTGTLGAWLSGLAQT
- a CDS encoding cytochrome P450 family protein, with amino-acid sequence MQKIDLVSQDFKRNPLPTFAALREQGPLIETRLPIMGRTRITTDYETTVAVLRDSERFVTSAHNAGRKQYAGMQWWMPRTITTLANNMLTKDDPDHRRLRKLAEAAFLRRSVDDMQPRLEQLAHTLLDQVEAIAKRDGQVDFVEHFARPFPLAVISELLGLPEEDRPVFGKWGAALTQTNSVLAVFRFLPLLRKMYRYFERQFEECRQNPRPGLLTALVQAEQAGDQLSHEELIAFAFLLLFAGHETTVHLTSGGLLTLLEHPEQKAELLADWSLVGGAVQEALRFYCPVQMTKPRYIREDTELVGVSLRRGEMISAILAAANLDPAEFENPGHFDIRRQPNPHVAFGTGMHVCLGMKLANAEVETAFRCLFTRFPKLELAIPSSELKWAKRIGLRGLPSLPIRLSP
- a CDS encoding DUF1501 domain-containing protein; protein product: MLLKTDGRHPIPRREFLRLGSLGIGGLALPSLLADQVRANPTTSSVTGKSVIFLFQQGGPSQFETFDPKPNAPSAIRTVTDVVQTSLPGVEFGEPMSQLARLAHKLTVVRAFQTQNAGHNIQPIVGPHSEEANIGSHFSRVVGTTNPETGMPTNTVIYPNAVESDVPGPQARGDLRSTGPYGQSFAPFVPGGGGDLQQDMKLSLPHDRFFEDRRNLLAQLDRLQRNVDRTGQLEHMDQLQRQAYDLLLDGKVAAALDLANEDPKVIERYDTAQYVPKHNWHKAARGRRGYYTGQAKSIGKLLLLARRLCEAGCGFVTIHAGYAGVWDMHADGNNLNMVDGMDAVGRPFDHAVAAFVEDLESRGLQDKIMLVCTGEMGRTPRINKRGGRDHWSRLAPLLLYGGGLPGGEVIGRSTRDGGEPDGEPFGPSHLISTILNTVFDLAQLRLVAGVAPQVVDLASKPAIHRTA
- a CDS encoding SDR family oxidoreductase, encoding MDVKNKVVVVTGGARGIGAALCRQLAAAGAKVMVSDVDETTSAKVAEEIGGASCGCDVSREDEVVRLVAATEKAFGPVDIFVSNAGITVKGGEDTIDGDWQRLWDVNVMSRIFAARAVVPGMLERGEGYLIHTASAAGLLTEIGSAAYSVTKHADVALAEWLSVQHGREGIRVSCVCPLGVETDMLDPDDPIHQFLQISSISADQAATAIMQGIESEKFLILPHPQVEEFYQMKSEDPDRWIRGMQRLKQKLARRRAA
- a CDS encoding DUF1592 domain-containing protein; this translates as MKSFHFQRFSLLLCYLVLVSTVNGSESVPPAVLGFLNEHCTVCHEGDSADGGLDLTTFQRNAGSEASLDRWVRIFDRVHHQEMPPADSNTVSSKERTEFLKTTESWLRQRQQTAWKREGRVRGRRLTNYQLERTLHDLLGVDIPLAERMPDEPDNNVFKTIADGQAMSHFQLEQHLRIVDLALDEAIRRAIQGDNVWTKTLDAQKISRRNPRRRTREPEVIDGHAVTWSSRLIFYGRLPATTAREDGWYRFTVRAKGLNLPEDYGVWCTVRRGKCVSSAPLLPWVGSFEATKETQEWTFETWLPRGEMIEIRPGDDTLKMARFAGGQVGTGEGTPQNVPGVAIEQIVMERFHQGPSSDEVRRILFDDLPVKTDAKKRGGWVVSKNRKADIERLMRRFATRAFRRPVEDAAILPYVQMAQQSLDDGNSMVSALRTGYRALLCSPRFLYLQETPGQLDSYAIASRLSYFLWNSMPDDELLQLAEADRLQDETVIRQQVERMLTSPKGQQFVEDFASQWLDLDEIDFTTPDRRLYPGFDVIVQESMVAETLTFLQTMLEKNQSVTRIIAADESYLNERLARYYGIDGVSGDDMQPVNFQTQDHHRGGLLTQGAIMKITANGTNTSPVIRGVWVSERLLGREIPPPPASVPAIEPDIRGAKTIREMLEKHKSDPSCAGCHVHIDPPGFALENFDPSGRWRDRYTVLKGRKRSKGPKIDPGYVRPDGQKFESLAEYQKLLLEDPEQIAANVAGQLLTYGTGAPVEFADRPAIKQAVEETASDDYGFRSLVKAVATSPSFLSK